One genomic region from Balneola sp. encodes:
- a CDS encoding PAS domain S-box protein → MKFNSDESFFDAQPMFVCEQTTMKILEVNEAATQILGFKKKKFLKKRVVDFCEQKSVDELEIHLEETTKKAIDKIWVFKTSDGKSIYVQLSAHLINYKGRPAKLVIAHNLSDIVGNKKSADKLLSSQLSLNNFPLAEIEWDSNLNIIRWSSKAEELFGYSEEEAISENRLLEKFIHDDDLEYVKEKIRETYKKRNKDVSVINRNITKDGRVIYCEWYNSLLYNRNNEVVAMYTLVHDVTDREEALDNAKRSMMSYQDLFNSISDAIYLLDKEGMILQANDGLEKTFGYKKSEVVGKHTKVLAPPGKYNPDRIEEIIDNAYKGVNGKYEGWGRKKNGEIIPTEFLVNTGNYFGDEVVIVIERDISDRRESEEALKQREGLLSKLFNSSPIGIALLNEHHEVEMVNDGFEQLFGYRENELKGLELDKLIVPEKRHEFAISLTESAQVQEVTEKRVRKDGTILDVIIYAVPVVVGSSVVGIYGIYVDITDRRQAEESVRKSLREKEMLLAEVHHRVKNNLAVITGLLELQSYSADNAHAKRILKDSQMRVNSIAMVHEKLYQTEDFSEVDINQYFEELSVVIHKTMKRSETKVQIDLDITPIKLPITQAIPCGLLLNEIITNSYKHAFKGKKRGRIIVSLSKKQERICLSIKDDGVGLPEQPKSSIQSSLGMTLIKTLAKQLNATFDFRSDGGAIFEFEFSKGEEVKLNK, encoded by the coding sequence ATGAAGTTTAATTCTGATGAGAGCTTTTTTGATGCTCAACCTATGTTTGTTTGCGAACAAACGACCATGAAGATTTTGGAGGTAAATGAAGCAGCAACTCAAATTTTAGGATTTAAGAAAAAGAAATTTTTAAAGAAAAGAGTAGTGGATTTCTGTGAGCAGAAATCTGTAGATGAACTGGAAATTCATCTAGAAGAGACTACGAAAAAGGCAATTGACAAAATCTGGGTTTTTAAAACTTCAGATGGCAAATCAATATATGTTCAACTTTCAGCTCATCTCATCAATTATAAAGGGCGACCTGCCAAACTCGTTATTGCTCACAACCTCTCAGATATCGTAGGTAATAAGAAAAGTGCTGATAAATTACTTTCAAGTCAGCTTTCACTAAACAATTTCCCGCTTGCTGAAATTGAGTGGGATTCAAACCTGAATATCATCAGATGGTCTTCAAAAGCTGAGGAATTGTTTGGGTATTCTGAAGAAGAGGCTATTTCAGAGAACCGTTTGCTGGAGAAGTTCATCCATGATGATGATCTGGAATACGTAAAGGAAAAAATTCGGGAGACTTATAAAAAGAGAAATAAAGACGTTTCTGTAATCAACAGAAATATTACAAAAGACGGGCGCGTAATTTATTGCGAATGGTATAACTCTTTGCTCTACAACCGCAATAATGAAGTGGTTGCGATGTACACCCTGGTCCACGATGTAACCGACCGTGAAGAAGCTCTGGATAATGCCAAGCGCAGTATGATGAGCTATCAGGATTTATTCAATTCTATAAGCGACGCTATTTATTTGCTTGATAAGGAAGGAATGATCCTTCAAGCAAATGATGGCCTTGAGAAAACATTCGGCTATAAGAAAAGTGAAGTAGTAGGAAAACACACCAAGGTATTGGCTCCACCGGGAAAGTATAACCCCGATCGCATTGAAGAGATTATTGATAATGCTTACAAAGGAGTTAACGGCAAGTATGAAGGCTGGGGGCGCAAGAAGAATGGCGAGATCATCCCAACTGAATTTCTGGTGAACACCGGTAATTACTTTGGAGATGAAGTGGTTATTGTGATAGAGCGGGATATCTCTGATCGCAGAGAATCAGAGGAGGCTTTGAAGCAGCGGGAAGGTTTGCTGAGTAAACTATTTAATTCCTCACCTATTGGAATAGCGCTGCTGAACGAGCATCACGAAGTTGAAATGGTAAATGATGGCTTTGAGCAGCTTTTCGGGTACCGGGAGAATGAGCTAAAAGGGCTTGAGCTTGATAAGCTTATTGTTCCTGAAAAACGCCATGAATTTGCAATCAGCCTAACCGAAAGCGCACAGGTACAGGAAGTTACTGAAAAGAGAGTCCGTAAAGACGGAACCATTTTAGATGTAATTATTTATGCTGTCCCTGTTGTTGTAGGATCAAGCGTGGTGGGGATTTACGGCATTTATGTTGATATCACAGATCGCAGACAGGCCGAAGAAAGTGTCAGGAAATCGTTGCGCGAAAAAGAGATGCTTCTTGCTGAAGTTCACCATAGAGTGAAGAATAACCTGGCTGTAATAACGGGATTACTGGAATTACAATCCTATTCGGCGGATAACGCTCATGCCAAGCGGATACTCAAAGACAGTCAGATGCGGGTCAATTCCATTGCAATGGTGCATGAGAAGTTGTACCAGACTGAGGATTTTTCAGAAGTAGATATCAACCAATATTTCGAGGAATTATCTGTGGTAATTCATAAGACCATGAAACGCTCGGAAACAAAGGTTCAGATTGACCTTGATATCACGCCTATTAAACTCCCGATTACTCAGGCTATACCATGCGGACTTTTGCTGAATGAAATCATAACAAACAGTTACAAGCACGCCTTTAAGGGAAAGAAGAGAGGTAGAATTATTGTGAGCCTTTCAAAAAAACAGGAAAGAATTTGTTTGTCGATTAAAGATGATGGCGTTGGGCTACCGGAACAACCAAAATCTAGTATTCAGAGCTCACTAGGCATGACCCTTATAAAAACCCTTGCTAAACAACTAAACGCTACATTTGATTTTAGATCTGATGGAGGGGCGATTTTTGAGTTTGAGTTTTCAAAAGGAGAAGAGGTAAAACTAAATAAATAA
- the nusB gene encoding transcription antitermination factor NusB: protein MINRRQVRETVLKAIYALQQGKDSTQHVTDTIIKKAEFAKEKDLRRFAEKLFFQTVEHREELDEVIVDHIKNWDINRLALIDRMILKMAICELIYFEEIPTKVSINEAIELAKRYSTAKSGRFINGILDAALTDLNEKGRINKKGRGLIQKTLGSN from the coding sequence ATGATCAACAGAAGACAAGTACGAGAAACGGTTCTCAAAGCAATTTACGCACTGCAGCAGGGCAAAGACTCAACCCAGCACGTTACGGATACCATTATCAAGAAAGCTGAATTCGCAAAAGAAAAAGATCTTCGTCGCTTTGCGGAAAAGTTATTTTTTCAAACGGTGGAGCATCGAGAAGAACTGGATGAGGTCATCGTTGATCATATCAAAAATTGGGATATCAATCGACTTGCACTGATTGATCGCATGATCCTGAAAATGGCCATTTGTGAGCTCATCTATTTTGAAGAAATTCCTACCAAAGTTAGCATTAATGAAGCGATTGAGTTAGCTAAACGATATTCAACGGCTAAATCAGGTCGGTTTATAAATGGAATTCTTGACGCGGCTTTGACCGACTTGAATGAAAAAGGACGCATTAATAAGAAAGGACGCGGACTCATTCAAAA